Part of the Vigna angularis cultivar LongXiaoDou No.4 chromosome 1, ASM1680809v1, whole genome shotgun sequence genome, GCTTGAGCTTGATTTTACCACTTTTGTATACCAGCATTTTACCCATGAAGCCAGATGGTAAGTCTTTCAACTCACAAAGCTTCTCCACTTTTTTTGAACCCCCAGGAGGTTTAGCTTTCGCATTAACATCTTTTCCTCCATCAGTACTTGATTGTATAACCATAGGCAATTTTGAAGGCAATTTAATCAAGAACATATTTGCCTCTAGGTTTTCCTCCTACCAACAATTTGttcaaaacattattataacgattaaaagaaatttaattcatCAATTTAATATCTCAAACTTCGGTTCACCAACCAAAAGGCCTAACTCCATTGATGAATTTGATGCATCTTCATCGTATGTTCTAGACTCTGCAGCCTCCCCAAATTCATCCTCATCAAGAAGCTctatcagaaaaataaaatgttatgttAAAGCCAGTAACCAATTAGATGTTTGGAGAATATCTAGTGTGTACCACTTTCAAAGTACCAATGAAATAATTTCTTAACTCCAGTCAGGAGAAAATGGTGAACAGCTTAGTAACTAAAATTGTTAATTCTGGAAACGACCAGAACAGGTTTTGTTACTAAATAAACTAGCTGAAGTAAGTCAGTTTTCCATCAATTttacttcctttcttttttgtaaGATAGTTCTTGAATTATACCTGGATTTCCAGAATATGGCCTCCTCACAGGAAGAGTTACTGGATAATTACTGTAATAGTCCTATAGCATAATCCAACAACCAATACTTCAGAACAAAGAATAAGCATGAACAATTACATCgaataatgataaaaagaagataaaacaGTACATGAATTAGAGAACATATTCGTTTCATTCAGAATACTTACCCATGGTTCTGTGTATTCTTTCTCTGCCACCGCTGCAATTAAAGCATCACGAGAATACTGTTAATAGGAGGAAGGATCGTGCAGCAAAGAGCACAACACTGTGTAGAAATATATTAAACGAAAATGTATTAATGGTGGCATACCACTAGATGCCGAATTCTGATTGATGTTGACACTTCTCCCATCCCTGGCAATACCATATGATTTCAAAGAAGTTGATTCTCCACCATAACCAAAAGCAATTTGTGAAGCTGACACTGCACACCATAAATATGAACAATGCCAGTTTAGAAAACAGAAAACATGGTGAAAAGATAGTCATGTCAAGCTTCATTATAAGATCTCTACACAGACAGACAAGATACTAAGTATCCAAATTACGCTACTTCAACAACAATTAAATCAATGAAGTCCGAGGAATGAA contains:
- the LOC108320121 gene encoding uncharacterized protein LOC108320121, which translates into the protein MDSEPSPQVRRKHKFAPRAPPRLVPKKEVKSEVIENAEADANQAKDLLRRFNESAMRARNKVEKKVSASQIAFGYGGESTSLKSYGIARDGRSVNINQNSASSAVAEKEYTEPWDYYSNYPVTLPVRRPYSGNPELLDEDEFGEAAESRTYDEDASNSSMELGLLEENLEANMFLIKLPSKLPMVIQSSTDGGKDVNAKAKPPGGSKKVEKLCELKDLPSGFMGKMLVYKSGKIKLKLGNTLYDVSSGMNCGFSQDVVAINTAEKNVCTIGEISKHATVTPDIDDIVDNLSDF